One Prosthecobacter vanneervenii genomic window carries:
- the rpsU gene encoding 30S ribosomal protein S21, translated as MTEIQIRKGEPVDRALKRLKTRLEMDGILEEVRRLRAHETPKERTKRKARAAAKRGKIRYRFTMPKAPGAAEAPAVTAAV; from the coding sequence ATGACCGAAATTCAGATCCGTAAAGGCGAGCCCGTTGACCGCGCTCTCAAACGCCTCAAGACCCGCCTTGAAATGGACGGCATCCTTGAAGAAGTCCGCCGCCTGCGTGCGCATGAGACCCCCAAGGAGCGCACCAAGCGCAAGGCCCGTGCCGCAGCCAAGCGTGGCAAGATCCGCTACCGTTTCACCATGCCGAAGGCTCCTGGTGCTGCTGAAGCTCCTGCCGTCACCGCCGCTGTCTAA
- a CDS encoding heavy metal translocating P-type ATPase metal-binding domain-containing protein yields the protein MNAPHKSLNCTHCGSPVPAGRDDGFCCAGCSYVYDLLHQQGLDYFYNLKGSAALPPVAPQALRERDYEWLNLMQTTADSTGEGDVVELRLAVQGLSCVGCVWLIERLFSRQPGALRVMVDVVHGEMRLMWQRGQFDAVTLARELQSFGYLLGPPLQDAGRKESSGLARRMGVCGAFAMNAMAFSVPRYFDMPPDFAFAHWFELIAAFSATLSMAVGGSYFIERSWRSLRAGVLHIDTPIALGVTAAYVGSIGGWIGGVEGLKYFDFVAIFIFLMLTGRWAQQAAVERNRRRLMRDTSIPETVGVLNDEGAEEMKPVADLRGGMPFVVKPGQTVPVAAKLLSRDASVSLEWINGESEAQAREEGQLLPSGALNIGTEAVKVEAVETWEDSTLRRLLDARKEAEFRDLRLERLLRGYLAVVVVVGAAGALWWWWHGAAVAQALQVMISIFVVSCPCALGVAVPLAEEMAASRAEKLGVFVRTLGLWKRLLRVKRVVFDKTGTLTLENPVLENPEVLRALDAEARAALRHLVTGNLHPVSRSLFDAVAFAADATTPMTGMVKETVGHGLSFVDAAGCEWRLGRPEVAGTGDAVLTRAGAVCAAFRFRDELRAESVQEVRQLRSQQIEVCVLSGDRAHKVAEIARKLELPTSCWQAELTPEAKAAWLRERNRDDTLYVGDGANDSLAFDAALCAGSPVTGRSFLEQKADFFFLGHSLRFVSGLLTVARMHRVATRRVFAFSVSYNIATAIVGLAGHLDPLVAAVLMPLSSLCTLSLVALTFRRATAQARRVGSLPAELEPVPAAA from the coding sequence ATGAACGCGCCTCACAAATCCCTTAACTGCACCCATTGCGGCTCGCCGGTACCGGCAGGGCGCGACGATGGGTTTTGCTGCGCTGGCTGCAGCTATGTTTATGACCTCCTGCATCAGCAGGGGCTGGACTACTTCTACAATCTCAAAGGCTCCGCCGCCCTGCCGCCCGTGGCACCGCAGGCTTTGCGGGAGCGTGACTACGAGTGGCTGAACCTGATGCAGACCACGGCCGATAGCACCGGGGAAGGGGACGTCGTGGAGCTGCGCCTTGCCGTGCAGGGGCTCTCCTGCGTGGGCTGCGTCTGGCTCATCGAGAGGCTGTTTTCCCGCCAGCCAGGCGCCCTGCGCGTGATGGTGGACGTGGTGCATGGGGAGATGCGACTCATGTGGCAGCGCGGGCAATTTGATGCCGTGACTCTGGCGCGCGAGCTGCAGAGCTTTGGCTACCTTCTGGGGCCTCCGCTGCAGGATGCCGGGCGCAAGGAATCCTCCGGTCTGGCGCGGCGTATGGGCGTGTGCGGTGCCTTTGCCATGAATGCCATGGCGTTTTCCGTCCCCAGGTATTTCGACATGCCGCCGGACTTTGCCTTCGCGCATTGGTTTGAGCTCATCGCGGCCTTTTCCGCCACGCTGTCCATGGCGGTGGGCGGCAGCTACTTCATCGAGCGCTCCTGGCGCAGCCTGCGTGCGGGCGTGCTGCACATCGACACCCCTATCGCGCTCGGCGTCACCGCCGCTTATGTGGGGTCCATCGGCGGTTGGATCGGTGGCGTGGAGGGGCTGAAGTACTTCGACTTTGTCGCCATCTTCATCTTCCTCATGCTCACGGGCCGCTGGGCGCAGCAGGCTGCTGTGGAGCGCAATCGCCGCCGCCTTATGCGAGACACCTCCATCCCTGAGACGGTAGGCGTTTTGAATGATGAAGGTGCCGAAGAAATGAAGCCAGTGGCGGATCTGCGCGGCGGCATGCCCTTTGTGGTCAAACCCGGACAGACCGTGCCCGTGGCAGCCAAACTGCTCAGCCGGGATGCCTCCGTGAGCCTGGAGTGGATCAATGGCGAGAGCGAGGCGCAGGCCCGCGAAGAAGGTCAGTTGCTGCCCTCTGGCGCGCTCAATATCGGCACCGAGGCCGTGAAAGTGGAAGCAGTCGAAACGTGGGAGGACTCCACCCTGCGGCGTCTGCTGGATGCGCGAAAGGAGGCCGAATTCCGCGATCTCAGGCTGGAGCGGCTGCTGCGGGGCTATCTGGCCGTGGTGGTCGTCGTAGGCGCTGCGGGTGCGCTTTGGTGGTGGTGGCATGGGGCTGCGGTGGCGCAGGCGCTGCAGGTCATGATCTCCATCTTTGTGGTGTCCTGCCCCTGCGCGCTGGGCGTGGCGGTGCCGCTGGCGGAGGAGATGGCTGCCTCTCGTGCCGAAAAGCTGGGCGTCTTTGTGCGCACGCTGGGCCTTTGGAAGCGGCTGCTGCGCGTGAAGCGCGTCGTGTTTGATAAAACCGGCACCCTCACTCTGGAGAATCCGGTGCTGGAAAATCCCGAGGTGCTGCGTGCTCTGGATGCCGAGGCTCGTGCGGCCCTGCGCCATCTGGTGACAGGGAACCTCCATCCGGTCAGCCGCAGCCTGTTTGATGCCGTCGCCTTTGCTGCTGATGCCACCACGCCCATGACGGGCATGGTGAAGGAGACGGTGGGCCACGGGCTCTCGTTTGTGGATGCAGCCGGGTGTGAGTGGCGGTTGGGCAGACCCGAGGTGGCGGGCACCGGAGATGCCGTGCTGACGCGGGCTGGCGCTGTCTGCGCCGCCTTCCGCTTCCGCGACGAGCTGCGTGCGGAGTCTGTGCAGGAGGTGCGCCAGCTCAGGTCGCAGCAGATCGAGGTCTGCGTGCTCAGCGGCGACCGTGCGCACAAGGTGGCTGAAATCGCCCGCAAGCTGGAACTGCCGACTTCCTGCTGGCAGGCCGAGCTGACGCCTGAGGCCAAGGCCGCCTGGCTGCGCGAGCGCAACCGCGATGACACCCTCTATGTGGGAGACGGGGCCAATGACAGCCTGGCCTTTGATGCCGCGCTGTGTGCGGGCAGTCCAGTCACGGGGCGCAGCTTTCTTGAGCAGAAGGCGGATTTCTTCTTCCTGGGCCACAGTCTGCGGTTTGTCAGTGGGCTGCTCACGGTGGCGCGCATGCACCGCGTGGCCACGCGCCGCGTCTTTGCCTTCTCGGTTAGCTACAACATCGCCACCGCCATCGTGGGGCTGGCCGGGCATCTGGACCCGCTGGTGGCGGCGGTGCTCATGCCGCTGAGCTCCCTGTGCACGCTCTCCCTGGTGGCCCTGACTTTCCGCCGGGCCACGGCCCAGGCGCGCAGAGTGGGAAGCCTGCCTGCCGAACTGGAGCCCGTGCCTGCGGCCGCCTGA
- a CDS encoding polyphosphate kinase 2 family protein encodes MKLKLDLDDYRVPDGKEFRIKKAKTKVKSLYRDDAHYESLIAEFRTEIDDLQQKMYAQDRQALLLVFQAMDAAGKDSTIKHVMSGVNTQGVEVHAFKRPTSAELDHDFMWRTTRVLPARGRIGIFNRSYYEEVLICRVHPEIVTKIQRLPESTTKNLDKLFADRLKDIRNFEAYCQRNGILVLKFFLNVSKFEQKKRFLARINTPSKNWKFEEGDVGERAHWKEYMEAYEDAIRVTATEECPWYVIPADDKKNMRLIVSAAILAEMKSMKLKYPELPPEQKKHLQAAKRMLLAE; translated from the coding sequence ATGAAGCTCAAGCTCGACCTCGATGATTACCGCGTTCCCGACGGCAAGGAATTCCGCATCAAGAAGGCGAAGACGAAGGTGAAGAGCCTCTACCGGGATGACGCGCACTACGAGTCCCTCATCGCCGAATTCCGCACGGAGATCGACGACCTGCAGCAGAAAATGTATGCGCAGGACCGGCAGGCGCTGCTGCTTGTTTTCCAAGCCATGGACGCCGCCGGCAAGGACAGCACCATCAAGCATGTGATGAGCGGCGTGAACACCCAGGGCGTGGAGGTGCATGCCTTCAAACGCCCCACCTCTGCCGAGCTGGACCACGACTTCATGTGGCGCACCACCCGCGTGCTGCCCGCACGCGGCCGCATCGGCATTTTCAACCGCAGCTACTACGAGGAGGTGCTCATCTGCCGCGTGCACCCGGAGATCGTGACCAAGATCCAGCGCCTGCCGGAGAGCACGACGAAGAATCTGGACAAGCTCTTTGCTGATCGCCTCAAGGACATCCGCAACTTTGAAGCCTACTGCCAGCGCAACGGCATCCTGGTGCTGAAATTCTTCCTGAATGTCTCCAAGTTCGAGCAGAAGAAGCGCTTTCTGGCCCGCATCAACACGCCCAGCAAGAACTGGAAATTTGAAGAGGGAGACGTGGGGGAGCGCGCCCACTGGAAAGAATACATGGAAGCCTACGAGGATGCCATCCGCGTCACCGCCACAGAAGAGTGCCCCTGGTATGTCATCCCGGCAGACGACAAGAAGAACATGCGCCTCATCGTCAGCGCCGCCATCCTGGCCGAGATGAAGAGCATGAAACTCAAATACCCCGAACTGCCGCCCGAGCAGAAGAAGCACCTGCAGGCCGCCAAGCGCATGCTACTGGCAGAGTAG
- a CDS encoding PVC-type heme-binding CxxCH protein — protein MRLPFFLLLAVPVIAADLPPDKGGTIPESGMRPVVISGKSSLALPKHDLPEGYQLEVVAASPLVTHPIMGCLDDKGRLFIGDAVGVNWNKAQLEANPPNRVLLLEDTDKDGSYDKSTVFADKMTFPQGACWLNGSLYVGSPPGIWKLTDTDNDGVADQREMIVGGFDYTGNAADIHGPFLHPNGRLYWCHGRKGHKVVQKDGSLVDESLACGIWSCKPDGSDVAWHSLGCGDNPVEVDFTRDGDIIGVQNLYYSQPRGDTIIHWLYGGVYERSDQLKAISHLPRTLETMPVMYNFGHVAVSGCCFWKGYPTKNTSAQQFMVTHFNTQRLVRMELTPSGSTYKAVENEFLKLYNPDIHLTDVMEDPRDGSLILLDTGGWFRIGCPSSLMAKSDLLGAVYRIKSVKPQVVAPKPLVIEYPGDLKQALVDLQSADAHTRLHALAVVARAPHGDSAAKSALLKLMNEKLDPSLEHAVIYAGEKQKAVNVQALKDCTEPMALRRMLQGFNAESAADQDAALEVAMKALDSSDADLAAAALAFAVSQPDADSKAAAQMNAWLDGVRLTPHRLKALSGFCSMLVMKPGAQSLITKMLVHASPEVRGTAIGILAVQTTGAINEAWLPALDKLLAEAPAPAVFDAIKKLKTPRFDAALQAIANDTKRPLAIRLKALDAAKSVKLTGETFTMVKGVLADAASSSAAKIQAAGMIASAPLAKPQLLELAPLFATLGPVELKALLGIVRKSKELEVGRALATEIAKNPVIASQQESVYRTAFSDQPPEIFETILLPAYNAAVAASEAKKRQLGPLADKVVASGNAEKGKKNFEMGKGTCIACHKIGSAGRPIGPDLSHIGAIRTERDLLESILFPSNTLARDYEAHIIETSDGQQTLGVIKSHTAEGLLVVDIAGQEKTIAHQTIAGDTTLTTSLMPQGLDQTMPEADLLDLVAWLRTLK, from the coding sequence ATGCGCCTGCCGTTTTTTCTCCTTCTTGCCGTCCCCGTCATCGCCGCCGACCTGCCGCCGGACAAGGGCGGCACCATTCCTGAAAGCGGCATGCGGCCTGTCGTCATCTCCGGCAAATCCTCACTCGCTTTGCCCAAGCATGATCTGCCAGAGGGCTATCAGCTGGAAGTCGTAGCCGCCTCTCCGCTCGTCACTCATCCCATCATGGGCTGCCTGGATGACAAGGGCCGCCTCTTCATCGGCGATGCCGTGGGCGTGAACTGGAACAAGGCGCAGCTCGAAGCAAACCCGCCAAACCGCGTGCTGCTGCTGGAAGACACCGACAAGGACGGCAGCTATGACAAGAGCACGGTCTTTGCCGACAAGATGACTTTTCCCCAGGGGGCCTGCTGGCTGAATGGCTCGCTCTATGTCGGCTCGCCACCCGGCATCTGGAAGCTCACGGACACCGATAATGATGGCGTGGCCGATCAGCGCGAGATGATTGTGGGCGGCTTTGATTACACAGGGAACGCCGCTGACATTCACGGTCCCTTCCTGCATCCAAACGGTCGCCTCTACTGGTGCCACGGGCGCAAAGGCCACAAGGTGGTGCAGAAGGACGGCTCGCTGGTGGATGAATCACTCGCCTGCGGCATTTGGAGCTGCAAGCCTGACGGCAGCGATGTGGCCTGGCACTCGCTCGGCTGCGGAGACAATCCGGTGGAAGTCGATTTCACACGCGATGGCGACATCATCGGCGTACAAAATCTCTACTACTCCCAGCCGCGTGGAGACACCATCATCCACTGGCTCTACGGCGGTGTGTATGAGCGCAGCGACCAGCTCAAGGCCATCTCCCACCTGCCACGCACACTGGAAACCATGCCCGTGATGTACAATTTCGGCCACGTGGCGGTCAGCGGTTGCTGCTTCTGGAAGGGTTATCCGACGAAAAACACGAGCGCACAGCAGTTCATGGTCACACATTTCAACACCCAGCGCCTCGTGCGCATGGAGCTGACCCCCAGCGGCAGCACCTACAAGGCCGTGGAGAATGAATTCCTCAAGCTCTACAACCCCGACATCCATCTCACCGATGTCATGGAAGACCCGCGCGACGGCTCTCTCATCCTGCTGGACACCGGCGGCTGGTTCCGCATCGGCTGCCCGTCGAGCCTGATGGCCAAGTCGGATCTGCTGGGTGCGGTGTATCGGATCAAATCGGTGAAGCCTCAGGTGGTAGCACCCAAGCCGTTGGTCATCGAATATCCAGGAGATCTGAAACAGGCTCTCGTGGATCTCCAATCAGCCGACGCACACACGCGGCTGCATGCGCTGGCCGTTGTGGCACGTGCTCCGCATGGAGACAGCGCCGCCAAGTCTGCGCTGCTGAAGCTGATGAATGAGAAACTGGATCCTTCGCTGGAACACGCGGTGATCTATGCGGGAGAAAAACAGAAGGCTGTGAACGTCCAGGCACTAAAAGACTGCACCGAGCCGATGGCGCTGCGACGCATGCTGCAAGGTTTCAATGCCGAAAGCGCGGCGGATCAAGATGCGGCACTGGAGGTGGCCATGAAGGCGCTGGATTCATCGGATGCCGATCTGGCCGCCGCGGCGCTGGCCTTTGCCGTTTCTCAGCCAGATGCTGACAGCAAGGCCGCCGCTCAGATGAACGCGTGGTTGGATGGCGTCCGTCTGACACCGCATCGTCTCAAGGCTCTTTCCGGTTTTTGCTCCATGCTGGTGATGAAGCCAGGCGCGCAAAGTCTCATCACTAAAATGCTGGTGCATGCTTCACCCGAGGTGCGCGGCACCGCCATTGGCATTCTGGCAGTACAGACCACAGGAGCCATCAATGAGGCATGGCTTCCGGCATTGGACAAACTGCTCGCCGAAGCACCTGCACCTGCTGTTTTTGATGCCATCAAGAAACTCAAAACACCGCGTTTCGACGCCGCGCTTCAAGCTATTGCCAACGACACCAAGCGCCCTCTCGCCATCCGGCTCAAGGCGCTGGATGCGGCTAAGTCCGTCAAACTCACCGGCGAAACCTTCACGATGGTCAAAGGGGTGCTGGCAGATGCTGCCTCTTCCTCAGCGGCAAAAATTCAGGCGGCAGGTATGATCGCCAGTGCACCCTTGGCTAAGCCTCAGCTTCTAGAACTCGCGCCGCTGTTTGCCACGCTGGGGCCGGTCGAGCTCAAGGCGCTGCTGGGCATCGTGCGCAAATCGAAGGAACTGGAGGTCGGTCGCGCATTGGCCACTGAGATCGCCAAAAATCCGGTGATCGCCAGTCAGCAGGAAAGCGTGTACCGCACCGCCTTCAGCGATCAGCCGCCGGAGATTTTTGAAACCATCCTCCTGCCTGCCTACAACGCGGCTGTGGCGGCATCTGAGGCCAAAAAGCGTCAGCTTGGACCGCTCGCGGATAAAGTGGTCGCCAGCGGCAATGCGGAGAAAGGGAAGAAAAACTTTGAAATGGGGAAGGGCACCTGCATCGCCTGCCACAAGATCGGCTCCGCGGGCCGCCCCATCGGCCCTGATCTCTCCCACATCGGCGCCATCCGCACGGAGCGCGATCTGCTAGAGAGCATCCTCTTCCCCAGCAACACCCTGGCGCGCGACTACGAGGCGCACATCATCGAAACAAGTGACGGCCAGCAGACACTGGGCGTGATCAAATCTCACACCGCCGAAGGGCTGCTTGTGGTGGACATCGCCGGTCAGGAAAAGACCATCGCTCACCAGACCATCGCTGGCGACACCACGCTCACCACCAGCCTCATGCCCCAGGGCCTGGACCAGACCATGCCCGAAGCCGACTTGCTCGACCTCGTGGCCTGGCTGCGGACTCTGAAGTAG
- a CDS encoding Gfo/Idh/MocA family protein, whose amino-acid sequence MSTVPTAFTRRRFLVSSAAALGFPTIIPATALGKGGRPAPSERITVGAIGWGTIASDWTPTFLNNDKCQVIAVADPMKEYGHYGYDGKKTGGREAGRKVIDAHYSQSASKPAKGCVAYADFREMIEKEDLDAVQVSTPDHWHAYMAIYAARKGLHIYGQKPLALNVAEGRRMSDEVAKAGVTWQTGSQQRSDQYFRLACELTQNGRIGKLKRVRVGLPGGHSNWNGMADQINPAPLPPDFDYEMWLGPAEQIDYRPALLPLNWRHNFNFSGGMITDFGAHHIDIAQWGMGTQLTGPVELRNVSGVMDKTALYNTATEFSFECVYENGVVMHVASPTHKLMPEVEAVLQNPNAKKPFDHVGVMFEGDEGKWIYVNRGKITASNPDILREKTRPEEIHLYESKDHTDNFLSCIYDGKPTATPIEVSHRSISIAHLANVALRSGSTSLKWDPKTETIADNMAASKLLSKEWRKPWAL is encoded by the coding sequence ATGAGCACTGTCCCCACCGCCTTTACCCGCCGCCGTTTTCTGGTTTCCAGCGCTGCCGCGCTTGGCTTTCCCACCATCATTCCTGCCACAGCTCTCGGCAAAGGCGGACGCCCTGCGCCTTCGGAACGCATTACCGTAGGGGCCATCGGCTGGGGCACGATCGCCAGCGACTGGACGCCTACTTTTCTCAACAACGACAAGTGCCAGGTCATTGCCGTGGCGGATCCCATGAAGGAATACGGCCACTACGGCTACGATGGCAAGAAAACGGGTGGGCGTGAGGCGGGGCGGAAAGTCATCGATGCACACTACTCCCAGTCTGCCAGCAAGCCTGCGAAAGGCTGCGTGGCCTACGCTGATTTTCGCGAGATGATTGAAAAGGAAGATCTGGATGCCGTGCAGGTCTCCACCCCGGACCACTGGCATGCCTACATGGCCATCTACGCCGCACGCAAGGGGCTGCACATCTACGGCCAGAAGCCGCTGGCGCTGAATGTGGCCGAAGGCCGCCGCATGAGCGATGAAGTGGCCAAAGCCGGAGTCACCTGGCAAACGGGCAGCCAGCAGCGCAGCGACCAGTACTTCCGTCTCGCCTGCGAGCTGACTCAGAATGGCCGCATCGGCAAGCTCAAGCGGGTGCGAGTGGGCCTGCCCGGCGGTCACAGCAACTGGAACGGCATGGCCGACCAGATCAACCCCGCGCCTCTGCCTCCCGACTTTGATTATGAAATGTGGCTTGGCCCGGCGGAGCAGATCGATTACCGCCCGGCGCTTCTCCCGCTCAACTGGCGGCACAATTTCAACTTTAGCGGCGGCATGATCACCGACTTTGGCGCGCATCACATCGACATCGCCCAGTGGGGCATGGGCACGCAGCTCACGGGTCCGGTGGAGCTCAGAAATGTCTCCGGTGTCATGGACAAGACCGCGCTCTACAACACCGCCACGGAGTTCTCCTTTGAATGCGTGTATGAAAACGGCGTGGTCATGCATGTGGCCAGCCCCACTCACAAGCTGATGCCTGAAGTGGAGGCAGTCCTGCAAAATCCAAACGCCAAGAAGCCCTTTGACCACGTGGGTGTGATGTTTGAGGGCGACGAGGGCAAGTGGATCTACGTCAACCGCGGCAAGATCACCGCCAGCAATCCCGACATTTTGCGCGAGAAGACCCGTCCTGAAGAGATCCATCTCTACGAGAGCAAGGATCATACGGACAACTTCCTCTCCTGCATCTACGACGGCAAGCCGACGGCCACCCCCATCGAGGTCTCGCACCGCAGCATCAGCATCGCGCATCTGGCCAATGTCGCCCTGCGCAGCGGCAGCACCAGCCTGAAGTGGGATCCGAAAACAGAAACGATCGCAGACAACATGGCGGCCTCAAAACTGCTCTCCAAGGAGTGGCGCAAGCCCTGGGCTCTCTGA
- a CDS encoding ABC transporter substrate-binding protein: MNISKALLMRLLIPICALLLIVAAFFPYEENKHRLRIAPGMWPAAEPLLLAGDMQMLPPDRFQIMEIPWSSAVMRAFGSGAADVVVVTLEGLMRMRAAGQKLKALMVLNQSVGADAILTREPMQQLADLKGKRVGIERSSGIYILISALESAGLTMQDIEPVPMLQSEMELALQSGQVDAAVATEPWLTKLQRSDLHSLYDSTKLKVPIIYLLVASERACARSREDLVSLLKIQSEMAEQLWAQSSFPGMDVVQRRERLDAGELKSCLSKLHKVSKDENKAMMQRLPEMAKQMQESLLRDGVILSRPAKGEWINTSISEEAFH, translated from the coding sequence ATGAATATTTCGAAGGCTCTTCTTATGCGCCTGCTGATCCCCATCTGTGCGCTGCTGCTCATTGTGGCGGCATTTTTTCCGTATGAAGAGAACAAGCACCGCCTGAGGATCGCACCAGGCATGTGGCCGGCTGCAGAGCCTCTGCTGCTGGCGGGAGACATGCAGATGCTGCCGCCGGACCGCTTCCAGATCATGGAAATTCCGTGGTCGTCCGCAGTGATGCGGGCTTTTGGCAGCGGGGCAGCGGACGTGGTGGTGGTGACGCTGGAGGGGCTGATGCGCATGCGGGCTGCCGGGCAGAAGCTCAAGGCGCTCATGGTGCTCAATCAGTCCGTCGGAGCAGATGCCATCCTGACCCGGGAGCCCATGCAGCAGCTGGCAGACCTCAAAGGCAAACGCGTGGGCATTGAGCGCAGCTCAGGCATCTACATCCTCATCAGCGCCCTGGAAAGCGCAGGTCTGACGATGCAGGACATCGAGCCTGTGCCGATGTTGCAGTCTGAAATGGAGCTGGCGCTGCAGAGCGGACAGGTGGATGCCGCAGTGGCCACAGAACCATGGCTCACCAAACTGCAACGCTCTGACCTGCACAGTCTTTATGACTCCACCAAGCTGAAAGTTCCCATCATCTACCTCCTGGTGGCCTCCGAACGCGCCTGTGCCAGATCCCGGGAGGATCTGGTATCCCTGCTCAAAATCCAGTCTGAGATGGCGGAACAACTCTGGGCTCAGTCGTCATTTCCGGGCATGGATGTGGTACAACGCCGGGAGCGACTGGATGCGGGCGAACTGAAGTCATGCCTCAGCAAGCTACACAAAGTGAGCAAGGACGAAAACAAGGCGATGATGCAAAGACTGCCGGAAATGGCGAAGCAGATGCAGGAGTCTCTGCTCAGAGACGGCGTCATCCTCTCGCGGCCCGCCAAGGGCGAATGGATCAACACTTCCATCAGCGAGGAGGCATTCCATTGA
- a CDS encoding sensor histidine kinase: MIFFRSIQSRITLSVLLFGLLMILFNNWRNKDWLTERQIERMTQEAADTGSRLAGLLQHLSRKQQERAAELEMSYVSLSPDVDLGLVCNKEGQVTCATHMQWYHMNVQQTPLAEEWRQHSSVLTSMEPAVEWDSEQKNLFVMVPFFETYETTSRAAVLIRYNSTLALERVSEEAWHESVRQAAVLLGSCMLLWFVLDELVTRRVRKVVDILRDASSGKGPPEVLKGKDELSLISREFAGTMEKLRIAENMVLEAAEQERRKIGKDVHDDLCQRLSATKMKAEVMRGMIKDSEGKIASLAGQVADELSESTVIARSMAWGLAPVSIEKHGLKDALENIIRFAEKSYNVRCSLDYTDVSSSLTNSSKELLFRIAQELVVNACKHSSPQVVSITVRTEDDHIVLSIIHDGSAFSEPAEGGNGMGLHLLSQRLRTLSATLERTSETGTKDFQIAIVRIPLNNP; the protein is encoded by the coding sequence TTGATCTTTTTCCGTTCCATTCAAAGCCGAATCACCCTGAGCGTATTGCTCTTCGGCCTGCTGATGATCCTGTTTAACAACTGGAGAAACAAGGACTGGCTGACAGAGCGCCAGATCGAGCGCATGACGCAGGAAGCCGCCGACACCGGCAGCCGTCTGGCGGGCCTGCTGCAGCATCTCTCGCGCAAGCAGCAGGAACGTGCCGCCGAACTCGAGATGTCCTACGTCTCACTCTCCCCGGATGTGGATCTGGGATTGGTGTGCAACAAGGAGGGCCAGGTGACATGCGCCACGCACATGCAGTGGTATCACATGAATGTGCAGCAGACACCGCTGGCGGAGGAGTGGCGTCAGCACAGCAGTGTGCTCACCTCGATGGAGCCCGCCGTGGAATGGGACTCCGAGCAGAAAAACCTCTTTGTGATGGTGCCCTTTTTTGAGACCTACGAGACCACCAGCCGGGCGGCGGTGCTGATCCGCTACAACTCCACCCTGGCGCTGGAACGCGTCAGCGAGGAGGCCTGGCACGAGTCTGTGAGACAGGCCGCGGTGCTGCTCGGCTCCTGCATGCTTCTGTGGTTTGTGCTGGATGAACTGGTGACACGCCGGGTAAGAAAAGTCGTGGACATCCTGCGAGATGCCAGCAGCGGCAAAGGACCACCCGAAGTGCTGAAAGGAAAAGACGAACTCTCGCTGATCTCCCGCGAGTTTGCAGGCACCATGGAAAAGCTGCGCATCGCCGAAAACATGGTGCTGGAGGCGGCCGAGCAGGAGCGACGTAAGATTGGAAAAGATGTGCACGACGACCTCTGTCAGCGCCTCTCAGCCACCAAGATGAAAGCCGAGGTCATGCGCGGAATGATCAAGGACAGCGAGGGCAAGATAGCCAGCCTGGCCGGACAGGTGGCTGACGAGCTCTCTGAATCCACCGTCATCGCACGCAGCATGGCCTGGGGCCTGGCGCCGGTGAGCATCGAAAAACATGGCCTGAAGGACGCCCTGGAAAACATCATCCGATTTGCCGAAAAGTCATACAACGTGCGCTGCTCCCTGGACTATACCGATGTGAGCAGCAGTCTGACCAACAGCTCCAAGGAACTGCTCTTCCGCATCGCACAGGAACTGGTGGTCAATGCCTGCAAACATTCCAGCCCCCAAGTCGTCAGCATCACTGTGAGAACTGAGGATGACCACATTGTGCTGAGCATCATTCATGATGGCTCCGCCTTTTCCGAGCCTGCCGAGGGTGGGAATGGAATGGGGTTGCATCTGCTAAGCCAGCGCCTGCGTACCCTATCTGCAACACTGGAAAGAACGAGTGAAACGGGAACAAAGGATTTCCAGATTGCGATCGTGCGCATTCCGTTAAACAATCCTTGA
- a CDS encoding response regulator transcription factor → MKVKSPSNVTRVAIVDDHTMMREGWRLFVENATDLAFAWVAGDASEAMRKVDEDTPDVLVVDISLPDRSGLELIKDLRLLRPKMPMIAISMHDEKLYAQRALKAGARGYVMKSAPQKDLEQALHRVAAGGIAVSEEMSEEILKAFSSGHSAEPKDSISELSDREFEVFVLIGQGKTTGQIAEALRISTKTVDVHKMNIRTKLGMNESGELAYFAIRWAEGQKTTSDRQK, encoded by the coding sequence ATGAAAGTAAAATCGCCCTCGAACGTCACCCGTGTAGCCATTGTGGATGACCATACCATGATGCGTGAAGGCTGGCGCCTTTTTGTCGAAAACGCCACCGATCTCGCCTTTGCCTGGGTGGCGGGAGATGCCTCCGAAGCCATGCGCAAAGTGGACGAAGACACGCCGGATGTTTTGGTGGTGGACATCTCACTGCCAGACCGCTCAGGACTGGAACTGATCAAGGATCTCCGCCTCCTGCGCCCAAAGATGCCCATGATCGCCATCTCCATGCATGATGAGAAACTCTACGCGCAACGCGCCCTCAAGGCCGGAGCACGGGGCTACGTCATGAAGAGTGCGCCTCAGAAAGATCTGGAGCAGGCACTACATCGTGTGGCGGCAGGTGGCATTGCCGTCAGCGAGGAGATGTCCGAAGAAATCCTCAAGGCGTTCTCTTCCGGCCACTCCGCCGAGCCCAAAGATTCCATCTCTGAACTTAGTGACCGCGAGTTTGAGGTGTTTGTGCTCATCGGCCAGGGGAAAACGACCGGCCAGATAGCCGAAGCACTGCGCATCAGCACCAAGACTGTGGATGTGCACAAGATGAACATCCGCACGAAGCTGGGCATGAACGAGAGCGGAGAGCTGGCCTACTTTGCCATCCGCTGGGCTGAGGGGCAGAAGACCACCTCAGACCGTCAAAAGTAA